A stretch of Brassica napus cultivar Da-Ae chromosome C6, Da-Ae, whole genome shotgun sequence DNA encodes these proteins:
- the LOC106421291 gene encoding uncharacterized protein At4g04775-like → MTSSSTSSARFPRISTHGVHTRCWCGEGITTFGSSTAENRYRRFYQCEIARHRKTENHLFKWIDEALIEEIRMVDVKHERVAQEITMFEERVMEKVKSEMVRVEHEMSEKRKEKVDLEFARVSQEMKHKLKIATVAMVVVGAIVGIWTSLSA, encoded by the exons ATGACCAGTTCGTCAACATCTTCTGCTCGTTTTCCTCGAATCTCTACTCATGGTGTGCATACAAGATGTTGGTGTGGCGAGGGCATAACCACGTTTGGTTCATCGACGGCGGAGAATAGGTATCGACGATTCTACCAATGCGAAATCGCAAGACAT AGAAAAACTGAGAATCATCTATTTAAATGGATCGATGAAGCTTTGATTGAGGAGATTCGGATGGTGGATGTGAAACATGAGAGGGTTGCTCAAGAGATTACGATGTTTGAAGAAAGGGTTATGGAAAAGGTGAAATCCGAGATGGTTAGAGTTGAACATGAGATGTCCGAAAAGCGTAAAGAAAAGGTAGACTTGGAGTTTGCTAGAGTTTCACAGGAGATGAAACATAAGCTAAAGATAGCGACGGTGGCTATGGTAGTGGTAGGAGCAATCGTAGGAATATGGACTTCTCTTAGTGCCTGA
- the LOC106421293 gene encoding uncharacterized protein LOC106421293 codes for MNNGGRTASAKTIGSLIMHRYDGVKEGPKDNDIIHIMRMEHECEISKSFAWDAREYAISLVRGIPEQSFGKILKYLHMLKEANPGTHTFYETDVDGVLLVATTLDGDSNLYPIAFAVVDPENDRSWDWFFRQLKVVVPDERALAFVSDRNNSLCKALENVYPLSQRGICIHHLLNNVVTHYRGKGVVGLIAKASKAYRVVDFQKRFQAVCNISPAIGKYLTDADVTKWPRCQFQGYMYDIRTTNLAESINSTLRSPREYPVLPLSRWFFERRTRRRKHTKPLTIAIEKKIDRRINKGKTFLVQPVNEHRFLVRGDTIDCLVDLDRRTCSCGKYELLKIPCRHVIKAGLTVGRAPSLLTNDMYTTSTWRTAYQETINPIGVPEDSWVVPDTVRNADVLAPESRRVAGRRRKCRYETVEDKLRSSQGAQEKKRRMCSRCGEENHNRATCDRAI; via the exons ATGAATAATGGTGGTCGGACAGCTTCTGCAAAAACTATTGGGAGTCTAATAATGCATAGGTATGATGGTGTCAAAGAAGGTCCAAAAGATAATGATATCATACATATTATGAGAATGGAACATGAATGTGAGATATCTAAATCATTCGCGTGGGATGCTCGTGAGTATGCAATTAGTCTGGTTAGAGGCATTCCCGAGCAGAGTTTTGGAAAAATTCTGAAATACTTGCACATGCTGAAAGAAGCTAATCCAGGAACACACACCTTTTACGAAACCGATGTTGATG GGGTATTACTTGTTGCAACAACTTTAGATGGAGACTCCAACTTGTATCCTATTGCATTTGCGGTTGTGGACCCAGAAAATGATCGTTCATGGGATTGGTTTTTCAGACAACTAAAGGTTGTTGTTCCGGACGAGCGTGCTCTTGCTTTTGTGTCAGACAGAAATAATTCACTTTGTAAGGCGCTTGAGAATGTGTATCCTCTTTCTCAACGTGGAATTTGTATTCACcatttgttgaataatgtgGTCACACATTACAGAGGAAAGGGAGTGGTTGGATTGATTGCAAAAGCTTCTAAAGCTTATAGAGTTGTTGATTTTCAGAAGCGATTCCAAGCTGTGTGCAATATTAGTCCAGCTATTGGAAAATATTTAACAGATGCAGATGTTACAAAGTGGCCTCGCTGTCAGTTTCAAGGATACATGTACGACATCAGAACGACAAACCTGGCTGAATCAATAAACTCTACTTTGCGCTCACCAAGAGAGTATCCAGTCCTTCCTTTGTCCCGTTGGTTCTTCGAACGACGCACACGACGTAGGAAGCACACAAAACCATTAACTATTGCCATCGAGAAAAAGATAGATAGACGGATTAACAAGGGTAAAACGTTTCTTGTCCAGCCAGTAAACGAGCATCGTTTTTTGGTTCGTGGAGATACAATCGACTGCCTGGTTGATTTGGACAGAAGAACCTGCTCATGTGGAAAATACGAACTACTGAAAATCCCATGTAGACACGTAATCAAGGCTGGTTTAACAGTTGGCCGAGCCCCATCGTTACTAACGAATGACATGTACACGACTTCCACTTGGAGAACAGCTTATCAAGAAACTATCAATCCAATAGGTGTTCCTGAGGATAGTTGGGTGGTTCCAGATACTGTTCGGAATGCTGATGTGCTAGCTCCTGAATCAAGACGAGTAgcaggaaggagaagaaaatgcaGGTATGAGACAGTTGAAGACAAGCTCCGTTCATCGCAAGGAGCTCAAGAAAAAAAGAGGCGCATGTGCAGTCGATGTGGCGAAGAGAATCATAACAGGGCTACGTGTGACAGAGCCATTTAG
- the LOC106421237 gene encoding 60S ribosomal protein L37-2, which translates to MTKGTGSFGKRRNKSHTLCVRCGRRSFHIQKSRCSACAYPAARKRTYNWSVKAIRRKTTGTGRMRYLRNVPRRFKTGFREGTEAKPRNKAAASSA; encoded by the exons ATG ACGAAGGGAACGGGAAGTTTCGGAAAGAGGAGGAACAAGAGTCACACGCTCTGTGTGAGATGTGGCCGTCGCAGTTTCCACATCCAGAAGAGCCGTTGCTCCGCTTGTGCTTACCCCGCCGCTCGCAAGAGGACGT ACAACTGGAGTGTGAAGGCGATCCGTAGAAAGACTACAGGAACTGGAAGGATGAGGTATCTTCGCAATGTGCCTCGCAGGTTCAAGACCGGTTTCAGAGAAG GTACCGAAGCCAAGCCAAGGAACAAGGCAGCTGCTTCATCAGCTTAA